From Microbacterium sufflavum:
GGGCTACATCAAGGAGCTGTCCAAGACCGTCAAGGGCGGACTCGGCGAGGCAGTCGGCATCAACTACATCTCGTCCCGCGAGAAGAAGGCGTTCATGCGTCAGCTGCAGCGCGTCGAGGACCAGGACTACTTCGAGCGCGGCCTCGAGCTCGCGATCGCCGAAGACGGCCTGCTGCTCGAGCCGATGGACGTCTCGGACCTCTACGCGGTCGAGGTCGACTTCGCAGAAGACCTGGAGCGCGCGAACCTCTTCGTCTGATTCCACGACACCGAGAGCCCCTGTCCCCCGCGGACCGGGGCTCTCGGTGTTTTCGCGGTGGAATTCCGTAGGATCGGCGCCATGGCCCCCAAGGTGCACAAGATCCACTCCCTGCCGGATGACGCCCCGTGGGACAAAGGCATCCCGCCGACCGGCTCACCCGAACACCCGATGATGGTGCGCGGCCTCGACCGCGTTCTCTCTATCCAGCGACCGCTCGTCCTGGCGCACATCCGGAGCATCCGCCTTCGCCACCCGCACGCCACGCCCGCGGAGATCATCCGCATCCTGGAGCGGCGGTACCTCGCGGCGGTCACGGCCGGCGGCGCCGCCGTCGGTGCGACCGCGGTGGTCCCCGGGATCGGCACCGGCGTCACACTCGCGCTGTCCGGCGTGGAGACGGTCGGTTTCGTGGAGTCGACGGCGCTCTTCGCGCAGTCGGTGGCCGAGGTCCATGGGATCGCTGTCGGGAACCCCGACCGCGCGCGGGCGCTGGTGATGACGTTGATGCTCGGCAAGGAGGGCGTCGACCTGGTCGGTCAGCTGGCGGGACAGATCGCGGGGCGCGGGGTCAGCCGCTCGGCGTACTGGGGCGAACTCGTGACCAAGTCGCTGCCTCGTGCTGCCGTCGGCCCGCTGGTCGATCAGTTGAAGAGCATGTTCGTGAAGCAGTTCGCGGCGAAGGGCGGCGCGTCCTTCGTCGGCAAAGCCATGCCGTTCGGTATCGGCGCGGCGATCGGCGGGGCAGGCAACCACCTCCTGGGCCGCCGCGTGCTGACGACCTCACACCGGGCGTTCGGGGCAGCCCCCGTCGATCTTCCCTCGGAGCTGGAGCCGGTGCCGGGTGCGGAGAAGCTGGAGCTGCGCATGCTCCGCGGTGCCCGCTACGCCGGCAACGCGGTCGCGGGCGCAGCCGGAACGGTCGCTCGTGGAGCGGGCTGGGTGGGCCACCGCGTGGGCGAGGTCGCGGGGCGACGTCGCGGGGACGCGGTCGCGGCGCTCGACGAGGGCGAGGGCGAGGTCGCGGGCGACCACAGCCTGCCCGAGCGTCCGGGTGCGGACACCGCCGAGCGGTGACGGCAGGGCGCGCACCTCACCAAAGGATCGCCCGACCCGTTGTGCCGAGCATCCAACGGACGCGACGACGGCGACGCTAGGGTGGAATCCGTGACGGACAAGCCCGACCTCTTTACCACCGCCGGCAAGATCGCGGATCTCCGCGCCCGCTACACCGAGGCCGTCGTCGACGCCGAGGCGAAGGCGAAGGAGAAGCAGCACGCGAAGGGCAAGATGACCGCCCGCGAGCGCATCGAACTCCTCGTCGACCCCGGGAGCTTCGTCGAGTTCGACGAGTACGTGCGCCACCGCACGACCGCCTTCGGCATGGACCGCTCGCGCCCCTACGGCGACTCCGTGGTCACGGGCGTCGGCACCATCCACGGGCGCACCGTCGCGGTCTACTCCCAGGACTTCTCGACGTTCGGCGGCTCGCTGGGCGAGGTCGCGGGCGAGAAGATCGTCAAGATCATGGAGTTCGCCCTCGCCGGAGGCATGCCGTGCATCGGCATCCTCGACTCGGGTGGCGCGCGCATCCAGGAGGGCGTGGTCGCGCTCGGGAAGTACGGCGAGATCTTCCGCCTGAACACCCGCGCGTCCGGCGTGATCCCCCAGATCTCCATCATCATGGGCCCGGCCGCGGGCGGCGCCGTGTACTCCCCCGCGCTCACCGACTTCGTCATCATGGTCGACAAGACCAGCCAGATGTTCGTGACTGGTCCCGACGTGATCAAGACCGTGACCGGCGAGGACGTCGGCATGGAGGAACTGGGCGGCGCCTACACGCACAACACGCGTTCGGGCGTGGCGCACTACCTCGCGGAGGACGAGGACGATGCGATCGACTACGCGCGCACGCTCCTCGGCTTCCTGCCCGACAACAACATGGCGGAGCTCCCCTCGTACGAGAGCGCGTTCGAGTTCGAGACCACCGACGCCGACCGCACGCTCAACACGATCGTCCCCGACTCCCCCAACCAGCCGTACGACATCCACACCGTCATCGAGCACGTCGTCGACGACGGCGACTTCCTCGAGGTGCAGCCGCTCTTCGCGCCGAACATCGTGATCGGCTTCGGCCGCATCGAGGGACGTTCCGTCGGCATCATCGCCAACCAGCCCTCGCAGATGGCGGGGACCCTCAACATCGAGGCGGGCGAGAAGGCCAGTCGCTTCGTGCGGTTCTGCGACGCGTTCTCCATCCCGATCGTGACGCTCGTGGACGTGCCCGGCTACCTTCCCGGCACCGACCAGGAGTGGACCGGCGTGATCCGCCGCGGCGCCAAGCTGCTGTACGCGTACGCGGAGGCGACGGTCCCGCTCGTCACGGTCATCCTGCGCAAGGCGTACGGCGGCGCCTACATCGTCATGGGATCTAAGCAGCTCGGTGCCGACGTGAACCTGGCCTGGCCGACCGCCGAGATCGCCGTCATGGGCGGCCAGGGCGCCGTCAACATCCTGTACCGCGGGGAGATCAAGAAGGCCGAGGAGGCCGGGGAGGACGTCGCGGCGGTCCGGACGCGACTCGCGAACGAGTACACGTACAACGTCGCATCCCCCTTCCTCGCCGCAGAGCGGGGGGAGCTCGACGGCATCATCGAGCCGGCCAACACCCGGGTATCCGTGGCGAAGGCCCTGCGCGCTCTGCGCGGCAAGAGGGCCGAGCTGCCGCCCAAGAAGCACGGGAACATCCCGCTGTGACGGCGCAGGACGCTGCGGCGGAGGGCACGGCAGCGGCCCCTCCGATGCTCGAGATCACCCGGGGCACGGCGACGGAGGAGGAGCTCGCCGCCCTCATCGCCGTGATCGGAGACGCCTACGCCACCGAACAGGCGGAGGCGACGGTCGACGAGCCGCGCGTCTCCGCGTGGGAACGCACGCAGCGCCCGCTCCGGCGTCCCCTGCGCCGCGACATCCCCTGGGGCCGCTTCTCCGGCCGAGGCTGACGGGCTCGGCCGGAGGCACGTTCACCGGCCCAGCAGCAGGTCGGACGTGCGCGGCGTGAGCATGGAATCGAGAACGACGCACGCCGCGCCGACCGCACCGACGTCGTCGCCCACCACCGTGCTCTGCACCGGGAGCGCTCGGACGGCTCGCGTCGCGCTGGACCGCGCGAGCCGCGCGGCGACCTCCGGCAGCGACAGGTCGGCGAGGCGTCTCCAGAACGGACCGCCGAACACCACCCGGTCCACGTCGAGCAGGTCCGTGAGCACGAGCGTCAGCGTCGCCAGGTGTTCGGCGGCACGCTGCACGACAGCCCCCGCCGACGCCTCCCCGGCCGCGGCCCTGACACACAGTTCGGTGAGGCTCGCGTCGAGTGCGGCCCTGTCCCCGGGGCGCCGACCTCCGGCGAGAACCCCGAGCTGCTCCGCCCGTTCCACGATCGCCTCGGGGGTGCACACCACGTCGACGCAGCCCCGCGAGCCGCACGCACACCTCGGCCCCTCCGGATCGACCACGATGTGCCCGATCTCCCCGAGGTTGCGGGTGCTGCCACGCACCGCCTCGCCGTCTCGCACCACGGCGGCGCCGAGGCCGGTACCGAGATAGAGGAACACGAACGAGTCGTCGGACGGCCCGCGCCGCGTCCACAGCTCGCCGACAGCCGCTGCCGTGGTGTCCTTCTCCAGCACGACCGGCAAGGCGATCGCGGCCGCCAGATCGTCCTGCAGTGCCACCCGGTGCCAGCCGGGCAGCTTGGGAGGATCGATGACCGTGCCCCGGGTAGCGTCGAGCGGTCCCGGAGCAGCCACGCCCACCCCCGCGATCCGCTCGCGCGGCACTCCCGACCCCTCGACGAGCTCCTCGATCTGCGCCGCGAGATCGGCCAGGATCAACGACGGGGCCTCAGCGGGGGTCGCGATGCTCGACCGCCGCACGACCTCCCCGGCGAGGTCGAGCAGCACGAAGGTCGTCACCGCCGGATCGAGGTGCACGCCGACCGCGAACCTGCTCTCCTCCACCAGCCGCAGCATGACCCGCGGCTTGCCCGGTCCGCTGATGGTCCGACCGGCTTCCCGGATGAGCCCCTCGTCGAGCAGCCGGCGCGTGATGTTCGTCACGGTCTGGGCCGAGAGCCCGGTGACCTGCGCCAGCTCGATACGGCTCAGCCCATCGACCGCATGCCGGACCGCCTCGAGGATGACCGACTGGTTGAAGTCGCCCATCCGCGGAAGGTTGGTTCCCCGCCGTGTACCCATCGTTCGATGATCCTCCTCACGCGTCGCTGCGCGTGTCCCCCAAAATACCTACAGACAAGGTGTTGACGACCCCGCAGACTGAAGGGGACGCTTCGCGTTCGGCTGGTCTCTCTGTCCCAGGGTAGACAGACGCTGATCGGCCACCAGCGGACGGTTTTCGGGTAACTGTCCGCACGGCGAGGGGCAGGCGATATCGCCGCCCCTCGCCCACTCTCCTCACGACCGCCGTGCGGGCTCGCTGCCCGCCTCGCGCACGATCTCGTGCCACAGGTCGACCGAGTCGTCGTCCGCTGCACGCCGTCCGGCACGACCCACCACGGTGACCGCCACCAGGGGGTCTTTGGCGGAGCGGATGATGATGCGGCCGGTCCCCGCCGAGCGCAGCACCTGCGCCAGCTCGTCCCGGATCTCGATCCGTCGGTCCTCTCCGATGCCGTCCAGCCCGCCCTCGTCGAACACCGTCACCGATGCACCGCGTCGCCGGGCGGCCTCGATCGCATCGCGGACGTCGTCGTTCAGCAGGTCCGCCCCGCGCAGCTCGTCGCGCAGCCGCCCCTCCGCCAGTCGCGCCTCCAGCCGCTCGTCCTCGTCCAGCGCACCGCGCGTGGCGACGACCCGACTCAGCACGGGCCCGGCGACGGCGAGGGCGAACTGCGTGCGCAGTCGCCGCTCCCGCTGCCGCACGCGCTGCGTGGCGTGCCAGGCCGACACCGCCTGCTGGATCTCGGAGAGCCGCTCCGTGTCCCTGACCGCCCTGTCCCAGAACATCACCAGGAGCTGCGCGACCACCACCCACATGATCGAGCCGACCACGCCCAGGTTCAGAGCGACGCCGACGCTGAGCGCCGCAGACGCCGTGGCGACCAGGATCGCCAGGGCCGACCACCCGATGACGGGTCGCCGCCGGACGACGCACACGACGGCCAGCAACCCGAGGCCGCCGATGTACCACGTGGCGAACGGTGCCGTACGGTCGGCGGGGTCGAGGGACACGGTGACCAGGATCGGGATCACCGCGGTCGCCGCCAGCGCGAGCAGCGACGTCCACAGCGGCATCCGCACGGTCGCGGGATGGCCGAGGATCGCGACGGTGACCACCGCGAGGAACAGTCCGATACCGAGCACCATGAGCAGCGGTGCCGTCGGCTGCTCGATCCACCAGACACCGCGCGCGACGAAGTACAGCGCGAAGCCCACGGCCAGCGACGTCGCGACACTGCGCACCGTCCGGTTCACGAGCGCTCCCATCCGAGCGTGACCGTCGTGCCGTCCTCATCCGACACGATCTGCGCGGTGCCGGCGACACCGGCCATGCGCGCGAGGATCGATGCGCGGATGCCCAGCCGGTCGGGGCCGATCGCGTCGACGTCGAAGCCGGGGCCGTGGTCGGAGATCGTGACCGCGATCCCCTCGTCGCCGTGGCCTTCCGCGACGATGTGCAGTCCACGTCCGTGCGCGTGCGTCACCGCGTTGCCGATCGCCTGCCGCGCCGCGAGCACCAGTGCTCTGGCGGCACGTCCGGGGATGAGGCCGATGCCTCCGCGCTCCTCGACGATGGCGTCCGCGCCGAGCTCCGACAGCGCCCGGCGCAGCTCGACGACGATCTGTGCGGTGCCGACCGGTTCGTCGCTGCCCTCCTCCGCCACCGCGGCCTCCGTGTTGGCCAGCCGCGTCAGCGCCTCCCTGGCCATCGCGACCGCGAGCTCCTGTGCCCTCTCCCCGTCCGCACGCTCCGCGGCGATCAGCGCGGCGAGCACGCTGTCGTGCATGAGCGCCGACATCGCCACCCGCTCCTCCTCCGCGGCGGCCGCGGCGGCCGCAGTGGCGTAGGACGCCACCGCCGTGCCCCTCGCCTCGTCGACGCCCCCCGCCACCGACCGGAACATCCAGCCGAGCGACACGATGACCACGCCCAGGATCAGCGTGAACGACACGTCGAACGCGGTCGTGACCCAGAACTCGCGCGAGAACCCGCCCTGCACCAGCCGGACGTAGCCGTACACGAACGGCACGCCCACCGCCCACGCGAACTGCAGCCGCAGCGGGAAGGCCAGCATCGCGGCGACCACCCCGACGTTCACCAGGAAGAAGATCCAGGGCTGCGCGCCGGCGACCTTGTCGGCGGGATCGACGACGACGGGCCACGCGGCGAGCGCGACCACGTAGACCACCGCGAAGATCCCCGCGGCGACGCGTACCCCGCGGCCGACCAGGCACGCCACGAGCATGACGATGAGCGGGACGAAGACGACCACGAGCAGGAGCATGTGCGGCACATCGGCCCTGGACAGGGTCGCGATCGCGGCGATGAGCGCCTGCACGCCGAGCACCGCCGAGCCCAGCGCCACCACGATCGCGAGGATCCGCTCCATCCGCTTCGACGTGAAGCGCTCGAAACCGCTCTCCACGCTGCCGGGAGACGGGATCTTGCTCCAGGCGTCGCGGACGCTGAGCGGCTCAGTGGGCACTCGGCGCCCCGTCGGCGGCCACGATGCCGTCCTCCATCGCCCGTCGCAACAGGTCGACCTTGGTGGGGGCGGGCCGCCCGACCTCGACGTACTTGACCCGGATGCGGGTGATGTTCTCCTTCGCGGTGGAGTAGGCGACGCCGAGCCGCTCGGCGACCGCCTTCAGCGGCAGCCCCGTGGCATACAGCCGCAGGACCTCGCGCTCTCGTGTGGAGAGCTGGGCATCCGCGAAGGCCCGGTCGCCATCCACCGCGCTCGCCCACTCGACATTGTTCAACGCCTCGCCCTGGGCGACCGTGCGGATCGCGTCGAGCACGTCGTCGAGGGCCGAGGACTTGCTGACCACGCCGGCGGCACCCGCCGCGAGCGCCTCCCGCACCGCGGCCGGCCGGTCGGCGACGCTGTGGATGACCACGCTCGCCCCGTCTGCCACGAGCGAGGTGACGTTCTCGGTGACGGTCGTCCCGTCACCGAGGGTGAGGTCGAGCACCACCACGTCGGCGGGCGGCACGACCGCGCTGGACCGCCACGTCAGATACGACCCCACCGTGCTGCCGGAGAACACCACGGTCTGCCCGTCGCGGGCGAACGCGGCCTCGAGACCGAGGCGGACGGACTCGTGGTCGTCGATGAGGGCGACGGTGCTCATGCCCACAGCCTACTGAGTCCCGCTCGCGGGTCGCCGCGCCGTCAGCGGGTGAGGAGCGCGACGACCTCGAAGTGATGCGAGTGCGGGAACAGGTCGAAGCCGCGCAGCGTCCCCACCCGCCACCCGAGCTCGCGGAACGTGCCGAGGTCGCGGGCGAGCGCCACCGGGTCGCACGCCACGTACACGACCGCCTCCGGGGCGAGCGCGTGCACACCCTCGACGACCGCGCGACCCGCACCGGCGCGCGGCGGGTCGAGCACCACGGCGCCCGTACGACCGCGGCTCGACGCGCCGGAGAGGAAACGGTCGACCCTGGCGGTCACCGCCGACACCTCGACCGGAGCGAGATTGACCTTGGCGTGCTCGGTCGCCCGCCTGCTCGACTCGACGGTGACGATGTCGGTGCCGCCCAGATCCGCCAGCGTGCGGGCGAACAGTCCTACCCCGCCGTACAGGTCGTAGTGCGTCGCACCCGGGTCCACGCGCCCGTCGAGCAGCCCGTAGACGGCGGCGTCGAGCACCGAGGCCGCGCGCGGATGCACCTGCCAGAAGCCGCCGGCGTCGACCTGGAACACACGGTCGCCCACGCGCTCGTGCACGACCTCGGGCGCGGGTCGGCGGCCTCGGCGCGGAGCCCGCCGCTCGGACTCGGGGTGACGCAGCACCCGGACCTCGCCGTCGGCCGGCTCGACGAGCTCGATGCGGCCCGGCTCACCGCCGTCGAGCGCGAGAGCGGCGGCCTCGACCGCCGGCCGCGCAAGCGGGTACGAGCCGACCGGCACCACGCGGTGGCTGCGCGCCGCGAACGGGCCGACGACACCGCGGTCGTCCACGTGCAGGGTCACCCTGGTGCGCCAGCGCGCGCCGTCTCCGGACTCCACGGCCTCGATCTCCGGCGCCTCCAGCCCGGCGCCGGCGAAGCGGTCGAACGCCTCGCTCAGCACCTGGCGCTTCAGGACACGCTGCTGCCCGAGCTCGATGTGGCCCAGGTCGGCGCCGCCCGGACGGTCGGCGGGGTCGCGCGACACGTCGGCCTCCGGCCACAGGTGCGGGCGCCGGTGCGGGGAGGCCTCGACCACCTCGACCGTATCGGCGCGCCAGAAGCTGCGCGTGTCCGCGTCCGCAGCACCCGCGGGGGTGAGCAGCCGCGCCCGCACGCGCTCTCCGGGGAGCGCGTCGGAGACGAACACCACACGACCCTCGTGACGGGCGACGAAGGTCCCTCCGTGAGCGATGCCGGTGATGTCGAGTTCGAGCACGTCGGCTGCGGAGGAAGTCATCCTTCGAGGATACGGTGGTGCACATGCGCGTCTGCCTCGCCTCCACGTCTCCCGCCCGGCTCATGCTGCTGCGCCAGGCCGGCATCGAGCCACTCACCCTCGCGCCGGATGTCGACGAGGACGCCCTCGCCGCCGCGGCCGAGGAGCGCGTGGGCCCGCTCGCACCGGCCGACCTGGTGCTGCTGCTCGCCAGGGCCAAGGCGGCGGCCGTCGCCGAGCGGCTGAGCGCCGACGGCGACTTCGACGGCCTGGTGATCGGCGGCGACTCGATGTTCGAGCTCGCCGGACGCGTGTACGGGAAGCCGTATACCCCCGAGGAGGCGACGCGCCGCTGGCAGAAGATGCGCGGCGCCACCGGGGTGCTGCACTCCGGGCACTCCGTCTTCCGGGTCTCCCCCGGCGCGACCCCGGTGGAGGCGACCGCCGTCGCCGAGGCCGCCGTGACCTTCGCCGACGACCTGGACGACGCGGAGATCGCCGCCTATGTCGCGTCGGGTGAGCCCCTGCTCGTGGCCGGTGCCTTCACGGTCGACAGCCTGGGCGGTGCCTTCATCACCCGTGTGGAGGGCGACCCGTCCACCGTGGTCGGCATGTCCCTGTCGACCGTGCGCCGCCTGGCGGGTGAGCTCGGGGTCCGCTGGACCGACCTGTGGTCGTAGACTCCCCTCCACGTTTTCGATCGTTTCTTGTCGAGAGTCGTCAAAGGGATCGGGGGGCTACTCGCTAGGCTGGCAAGCATGCCTGCAATCGCCAAGGTGCTCATCGCCAACCGCGGCGAGATCGCCGTCCGCATCATCCGTGCCGCACGCGACTCCGGGATCGCCTCGGTCGCCGTCTACGCCGACCAGGACCGTGACGCGCTGCACGTGCGTCTCGCCGACGAGGCCTACGCGCTGAGCGGCTCGACCAGCGCCGAGACCTACCTCCAGATCGACAAGATCCTCTCCGTCGCCCGCCGCGCCGGTGCCGACGCCGTGCACCCCGGCTACGGCTTCCTCGCCGAGAACGCCGAGTTCGCACGCGCCGTGATCGACGCGGGCATCACCTGGATCGGCCCGTCGCCCGAGGCCATCGAGGCCCTCGGCGACAAGGTCACCGCGCGTCACGTCGCCGAGAAGGTCGGCGCCCCGCTCGCCCCCGGCACCCCCGGCCCCGTCGCCGGCGCCGACGAGGTCGTGGCGTTCGCGAAGGAGTACGGCCTGCCCATCGCCATCAAGGCCGCGTACGGCGGTGGCGGACGCGGGCTCAAGGTCGCCCGTGAGCTCGACGAGGTCGCCGAACTGTTCGAGTCGGCCACGCGCGA
This genomic window contains:
- a CDS encoding acyl-CoA carboxylase subunit beta, with the translated sequence MTDKPDLFTTAGKIADLRARYTEAVVDAEAKAKEKQHAKGKMTARERIELLVDPGSFVEFDEYVRHRTTAFGMDRSRPYGDSVVTGVGTIHGRTVAVYSQDFSTFGGSLGEVAGEKIVKIMEFALAGGMPCIGILDSGGARIQEGVVALGKYGEIFRLNTRASGVIPQISIIMGPAAGGAVYSPALTDFVIMVDKTSQMFVTGPDVIKTVTGEDVGMEELGGAYTHNTRSGVAHYLAEDEDDAIDYARTLLGFLPDNNMAELPSYESAFEFETTDADRTLNTIVPDSPNQPYDIHTVIEHVVDDGDFLEVQPLFAPNIVIGFGRIEGRSVGIIANQPSQMAGTLNIEAGEKASRFVRFCDAFSIPIVTLVDVPGYLPGTDQEWTGVIRRGAKLLYAYAEATVPLVTVILRKAYGGAYIVMGSKQLGADVNLAWPTAEIAVMGGQGAVNILYRGEIKKAEEAGEDVAAVRTRLANEYTYNVASPFLAAERGELDGIIEPANTRVSVAKALRALRGKRAELPPKKHGNIPL
- a CDS encoding acyl-CoA carboxylase subunit epsilon; this encodes MTAQDAAAEGTAAAPPMLEITRGTATEEELAALIAVIGDAYATEQAEATVDEPRVSAWERTQRPLRRPLRRDIPWGRFSGRG
- a CDS encoding ROK family transcriptional regulator, with protein sequence MGTRRGTNLPRMGDFNQSVILEAVRHAVDGLSRIELAQVTGLSAQTVTNITRRLLDEGLIREAGRTISGPGKPRVMLRLVEESRFAVGVHLDPAVTTFVLLDLAGEVVRRSSIATPAEAPSLILADLAAQIEELVEGSGVPRERIAGVGVAAPGPLDATRGTVIDPPKLPGWHRVALQDDLAAAIALPVVLEKDTTAAAVGELWTRRGPSDDSFVFLYLGTGLGAAVVRDGEAVRGSTRNLGEIGHIVVDPEGPRCACGSRGCVDVVCTPEAIVERAEQLGVLAGGRRPGDRAALDASLTELCVRAAAGEASAGAVVQRAAEHLATLTLVLTDLLDVDRVVFGGPFWRRLADLSLPEVAARLARSSATRAVRALPVQSTVVGDDVGAVGAACVVLDSMLTPRTSDLLLGR
- a CDS encoding DUF962 domain-containing protein, giving the protein MGALVNRTVRSVATSLAVGFALYFVARGVWWIEQPTAPLLMVLGIGLFLAVVTVAILGHPATVRMPLWTSLLALAATAVIPILVTVSLDPADRTAPFATWYIGGLGLLAVVCVVRRRPVIGWSALAILVATASAALSVGVALNLGVVGSIMWVVVAQLLVMFWDRAVRDTERLSEIQQAVSAWHATQRVRQRERRLRTQFALAVAGPVLSRVVATRGALDEDERLEARLAEGRLRDELRGADLLNDDVRDAIEAARRRGASVTVFDEGGLDGIGEDRRIEIRDELAQVLRSAGTGRIIIRSAKDPLVAVTVVGRAGRRAADDDSVDLWHEIVREAGSEPARRS
- a CDS encoding ATP-binding protein; amino-acid sequence: MPTEPLSVRDAWSKIPSPGSVESGFERFTSKRMERILAIVVALGSAVLGVQALIAAIATLSRADVPHMLLLVVVFVPLIVMLVACLVGRGVRVAAGIFAVVYVVALAAWPVVVDPADKVAGAQPWIFFLVNVGVVAAMLAFPLRLQFAWAVGVPFVYGYVRLVQGGFSREFWVTTAFDVSFTLILGVVIVSLGWMFRSVAGGVDEARGTAVASYATAAAAAAAEEERVAMSALMHDSVLAALIAAERADGERAQELAVAMAREALTRLANTEAAVAEEGSDEPVGTAQIVVELRRALSELGADAIVEERGGIGLIPGRAARALVLAARQAIGNAVTHAHGRGLHIVAEGHGDEGIAVTISDHGPGFDVDAIGPDRLGIRASILARMAGVAGTAQIVSDEDGTTVTLGWERS
- a CDS encoding response regulator transcription factor, with translation MSTVALIDDHESVRLGLEAAFARDGQTVVFSGSTVGSYLTWRSSAVVPPADVVVLDLTLGDGTTVTENVTSLVADGASVVIHSVADRPAAVREALAAGAAGVVSKSSALDDVLDAIRTVAQGEALNNVEWASAVDGDRAFADAQLSTREREVLRLYATGLPLKAVAERLGVAYSTAKENITRIRVKYVEVGRPAPTKVDLLRRAMEDGIVAADGAPSAH
- a CDS encoding class I SAM-dependent RNA methyltransferase translates to MTSSAADVLELDITGIAHGGTFVARHEGRVVFVSDALPGERVRARLLTPAGAADADTRSFWRADTVEVVEASPHRRPHLWPEADVSRDPADRPGGADLGHIELGQQRVLKRQVLSEAFDRFAGAGLEAPEIEAVESGDGARWRTRVTLHVDDRGVVGPFAARSHRVVPVGSYPLARPAVEAAALALDGGEPGRIELVEPADGEVRVLRHPESERRAPRRGRRPAPEVVHERVGDRVFQVDAGGFWQVHPRAASVLDAAVYGLLDGRVDPGATHYDLYGGVGLFARTLADLGGTDIVTVESSRRATEHAKVNLAPVEVSAVTARVDRFLSGASSRGRTGAVVLDPPRAGAGRAVVEGVHALAPEAVVYVACDPVALARDLGTFRELGWRVGTLRGFDLFPHSHHFEVVALLTR
- a CDS encoding Maf family protein, with the translated sequence MRVCLASTSPARLMLLRQAGIEPLTLAPDVDEDALAAAAEERVGPLAPADLVLLLARAKAAAVAERLSADGDFDGLVIGGDSMFELAGRVYGKPYTPEEATRRWQKMRGATGVLHSGHSVFRVSPGATPVEATAVAEAAVTFADDLDDAEIAAYVASGEPLLVAGAFTVDSLGGAFITRVEGDPSTVVGMSLSTVRRLAGELGVRWTDLWS